From one Ignavibacteria bacterium genomic stretch:
- the erpA gene encoding iron-sulfur cluster insertion protein ErpA, with translation MANTTVDSSEIKVTDKAVNQIKQVMKENSIPEEYGLRVGVKGGGCSGLTYSLGFDSSPREGDKVIESNGVKLFVDGKSLFYLMGTELDFSDGLNGKGFVFNNPNAVKTCGCGNSFGV, from the coding sequence ATGGCAAATACAACCGTTGATTCATCCGAAATAAAGGTAACAGATAAAGCTGTAAATCAGATTAAACAGGTGATGAAGGAGAACAGTATTCCTGAGGAATATGGCCTTAGAGTAGGCGTCAAAGGAGGCGGATGCTCAGGGCTTACATACTCTTTAGGCTTCGACTCTTCTCCGCGTGAAGGCGATAAAGTAATTGAATCAAATGGAGTAAAACTCTTTGTTGACGGAAAGAGCCTTTTTTATCTGATGGGTACCGAACTTGATTTTTCTGACGGCCTGAACGGCAAGGGCTTTGTCTTTAACAATCCCAATGCTGTTAAAACCTGCGGATGCGGCAACTCTTTTGGAGTATAA
- a CDS encoding DUF255 domain-containing protein, with the protein MKRKITLLIVFVIALLGSAAFYYPAPEEVKWTNFDKGLEASKKENKKVVVDVYTDWCSWCKKMDASTYKNSEVAKYMADNFIAVKLNAESASKVKFMGESYTEQQLAQGFGVTGFPSTIFFDEKQQPITVVPGYLDDKQFLNILKFINEGAYKNQNFEDYMKGK; encoded by the coding sequence ATGAAAAGAAAAATAACGTTACTTATTGTATTTGTAATTGCACTTCTGGGATCGGCCGCTTTTTATTATCCGGCGCCGGAAGAGGTAAAATGGACAAATTTCGACAAGGGGTTAGAGGCCAGCAAAAAGGAGAATAAAAAGGTTGTTGTGGACGTTTATACCGACTGGTGCAGCTGGTGTAAAAAGATGGACGCATCTACCTACAAGAACTCTGAAGTGGCAAAATATATGGCTGATAATTTTATTGCGGTTAAATTAAATGCAGAATCGGCCTCAAAGGTGAAATTTATGGGAGAAAGCTATACTGAGCAGCAGCTTGCACAAGGCTTCGGTGTAACCGGATTTCCTTCCACAATATTCTTTGATGAAAAGCAGCAGCCTATAACTGTTGTCCCGGGATACCTGGATGACAAACAGTTTCTTAATATTCTGAAATTTATAAATGAAGGTGCATATAAGAACCAGAATTTTGAAGATTATATGAAAGGGAAGTAG
- a CDS encoding NADH-quinone oxidoreductase subunit N gives MEFNTIYNNLFYLVPEIAVSAFLVLVVLADLILGNNKKLLPYLSIAGMLVAGFCVMNQMTFSGAVFSLSGQSKSFGMVTVDSFGAFFKLLVVVSTVLVVFFSFSSEEIKKSTSRHGEYYTLILGMVLGMFLMVSATDLILIYLSLELMSLSSYVLAGFTKLKDRNSEAALKYIIYGAVSSGLMLFGISIVYGLTGTTNLYVINTLLQAPQINLLALAFAGILIFAGIGYKISTAPFHFWTPDVYEGAPITITAFLSVASKAAGFALLVRFIKVTFVSSVAPSGHWMMIPVFPWKEFLIVIAILTMTLGNFTALWQTNLKRLLAYSSIAHAGYLLLTVAVLSNQGLIAMLVYFGIYAFMNLGAFFIVMIIANKIGSENLEDYKGLGYSMPFLGVTFGMFLVSLTGLPPAAGFIGKLYLFIALVDSNMIAVAVIALLNTVVSLYYYMKVLKEMFLSKPTGEPVSIRLSPLSLILILVMLAPIVIFGVYFTPIVEFAKSCITILGM, from the coding sequence ATGGAATTTAACACCATTTATAATAATCTATTTTACCTGGTTCCTGAAATTGCAGTTTCTGCATTCCTGGTGCTTGTAGTGCTTGCTGATCTGATACTCGGGAATAATAAAAAGTTGCTTCCTTATTTGTCAATTGCAGGAATGCTCGTTGCCGGCTTCTGCGTCATGAACCAGATGACCTTCTCGGGCGCTGTGTTTTCCCTCTCGGGTCAGTCGAAGAGCTTCGGGATGGTCACGGTTGACTCATTTGGGGCTTTCTTCAAGCTTCTTGTAGTTGTTTCAACTGTTCTGGTAGTGTTCTTCTCTTTCAGTTCGGAGGAGATAAAAAAGAGCACTTCAAGGCACGGAGAATACTACACGCTTATCCTGGGAATGGTACTTGGTATGTTCCTCATGGTATCGGCAACGGACTTGATACTGATCTATCTTTCCCTTGAGCTGATGTCACTTTCATCCTATGTACTTGCGGGCTTTACAAAGCTTAAGGACCGCAACAGCGAGGCAGCACTTAAATACATCATTTACGGCGCTGTTTCTTCAGGACTCATGCTTTTTGGTATCTCCATAGTTTATGGACTTACAGGAACCACAAATCTTTATGTAATTAACACACTGCTGCAGGCCCCGCAGATAAATCTTCTTGCACTTGCATTTGCAGGCATACTGATCTTTGCCGGTATCGGATATAAAATATCCACTGCCCCGTTCCACTTCTGGACGCCAGATGTTTACGAAGGGGCGCCAATTACCATTACGGCATTCCTTTCAGTTGCCTCTAAGGCAGCAGGTTTCGCACTCCTGGTAAGATTTATAAAAGTAACCTTTGTCTCTTCTGTTGCGCCCTCAGGACACTGGATGATGATCCCGGTTTTCCCGTGGAAAGAGTTCCTGATTGTAATTGCAATACTGACCATGACGCTCGGAAACTTTACAGCGCTCTGGCAGACTAACTTAAAAAGACTGCTTGCTTACTCAAGCATTGCACACGCAGGTTATCTTCTTCTAACGGTTGCAGTGCTTTCAAACCAGGGGCTCATTGCAATGCTGGTTTACTTCGGCATCTATGCCTTCATGAACCTGGGCGCATTCTTTATCGTAATGATTATAGCCAATAAGATTGGAAGCGAGAACCTGGAAGACTATAAAGGCCTGGGCTACTCAATGCCCTTCCTTGGAGTCACCTTCGGTATGTTCCTTGTTTCCTTAACCGGCCTTCCGCCGGCGGCTGGATTTATTGGCAAACTCTACCTCTTCATAGCACTGGTAGACTCGAATATGATAGCCGTGGCTGTTATTGCTCTTCTTAACACGGTTGTTTCTTTGTACTACTACATGAAGGTATTAAAGGAAATGTTCCTCTCAAAGCCGACCGGAGAGCCGGTTTCAATAAGGCTTTCACCTTTAAGCCTTATTCTGATTCTTGTTATGCTGGCTCCAATTGTTATCTTCGGTGTTTACTTCACACCGATTGTTGAATTTGCAAAGAGCTGCATTACGATTTTAGGCATGTAA
- a CDS encoding NADH-quinone oxidoreductase subunit M, protein MLSFITFLPVLGMLIILCLPGTQEKLIKGLTAAVTATQVVLAGIILHSYNYSLSGVFQQNSFQFIEKFRWIEISGLSWLGTVKVDYFLGIDGISAPMVLLTALISFIATLSSWNISKSVKGFMALFLLLDTGMMGVFVSLDFFLFYVFWELMLLPMYFLIGVWGGPRKEYAAIKFFIYTLVGSVFMLLVMIGLYFSAKELLPNGTSAFTFNLLSLMDPKNYTATGILSPLNPHNLRFVAYIALFIGFAIKIPMFPFHTWLPDAHVEAPTPISVILAGVLLKMGTYGIIRISYPIFPEITRQLAWYIALFGMINIIYGALCALAQKDFKKMIAYSSVSHMGYVLLGMASLTTVGINGAIFQMFNHGTITAMLFLIVGVVYDRTHTRGLDDFGGLALKMPVYTFFVTIAFFAAIGLPSMSGFISESFVFLGSFSVDSIRIITMFSTLGILLGAGYMLWALQRVFLGKFNEKWNMLTDLTVREYLMFIPLTIVIFLLGIYPSGMLNIMNTSVNSLVDFMNKMPANFSMLGKF, encoded by the coding sequence ATTTTGTCATTTATCACTTTCCTTCCTGTTCTGGGAATGTTAATTATTTTGTGCCTCCCGGGAACACAGGAAAAACTAATCAAAGGATTGACTGCAGCAGTTACAGCTACTCAGGTAGTGCTGGCAGGAATAATACTTCACAGCTATAACTACTCACTTAGCGGGGTATTCCAGCAGAATTCTTTTCAGTTCATTGAAAAGTTCAGGTGGATTGAGATTTCAGGCTTATCCTGGCTGGGAACAGTAAAAGTAGACTATTTCCTTGGCATTGACGGCATCAGCGCCCCAATGGTTCTTTTAACTGCTTTAATCTCTTTTATTGCTACACTCTCTTCCTGGAACATCTCAAAGTCAGTAAAAGGATTTATGGCCCTCTTCCTCCTGCTCGATACAGGTATGATGGGCGTCTTTGTTTCACTGGACTTCTTCCTGTTCTATGTGTTCTGGGAACTCATGCTTCTTCCGATGTACTTCCTTATCGGTGTCTGGGGCGGCCCAAGAAAAGAATATGCTGCTATTAAGTTCTTTATCTATACTTTAGTCGGCAGCGTGTTTATGCTTCTTGTAATGATAGGGCTTTACTTCAGCGCCAAAGAGCTACTTCCAAACGGAACAAGCGCATTTACATTTAATTTACTTTCTTTAATGGATCCTAAGAACTATACCGCAACAGGTATTCTTTCTCCGTTAAATCCTCACAATCTGAGATTTGTGGCTTACATAGCTCTTTTCATCGGCTTTGCAATAAAAATACCGATGTTCCCGTTCCATACATGGCTGCCTGATGCACACGTTGAAGCCCCTACACCAATAAGCGTTATTCTTGCCGGTGTTCTTCTTAAGATGGGTACTTATGGCATCATAAGAATCAGCTATCCGATATTCCCTGAAATTACACGTCAGCTGGCCTGGTACATTGCACTCTTTGGTATGATAAATATCATCTACGGTGCACTTTGCGCTTTGGCACAGAAAGACTTCAAGAAGATGATAGCTTATTCATCTGTATCGCATATGGGCTACGTGCTCTTAGGTATGGCTTCACTTACAACGGTCGGTATAAACGGAGCCATCTTCCAGATGTTCAACCACGGTACAATTACAGCAATGCTCTTCCTTATTGTTGGCGTTGTCTATGACCGTACACATACAAGAGGTCTTGATGATTTCGGCGGCCTTGCTCTCAAGATGCCGGTTTATACTTTCTTCGTTACAATAGCATTCTTTGCCGCAATCGGACTTCCTTCGATGAGCGGATTTATATCTGAATCTTTTGTATTCCTGGGAAGTTTCAGCGTTGACAGCATAAGAATAATTACCATGTTCTCGACACTCGGCATACTGCTTGGTGCAGGCTACATGCTCTGGGCATTACAGAGAGTTTTCTTAGGCAAGTTCAATGAAAAATGGAATATGCTTACAGATCTTACTGTAAGAGAATACTTAATGTTCATTCCTTTGACAATTGTTATCTTCCTGCTTGGAATTTATCCTTCAGGCATGCTTAACATAATGAATACATCTGTTAATAGTCTGGTAGACTTTATGAATAAGATGCCGGCTAATTTCTCTATGTTAGGAAAATTTTAA
- a CDS encoding glycosyltransferase family 4 protein yields MKKKVVLLTSGHPPKDERIFHKIGRTLEKSGFSVAIISSVQEADFTENNIHIAGFKGNNLNKKEKIFNLKAFLTSEDPDVIICSEPLTVLAAWRYKKSQQKKIRIISDITEWYPENVALKQNGLKRVITYITLFLFNIYATSLADTLIIGEKNKLRRYRLIAPFKKKTVIGYYPVLEFFTYSPPPFDGKNLTLCYAGVISFERGILNILKAAAKTAEENPGVSVTLKIIGRFQYEAEEKIFQEMASKEKSIRLVMVPWGKYEEISQKLMDADICLDLRNYSFVYRNSLPIKIFEYMASGKPVIYSDIRPIRDEMDVSKFGFLVNPTNIDGISSKISEYIKNPRLLRQHSENARQMAETRFNWACLEGELISLVSE; encoded by the coding sequence ATGAAGAAAAAAGTCGTTTTACTCACTTCAGGCCATCCGCCAAAAGACGAGAGAATTTTCCACAAAATAGGAAGGACTCTTGAAAAGTCCGGGTTTTCTGTGGCAATAATCTCTTCGGTCCAGGAGGCAGATTTTACAGAGAACAACATTCATATTGCCGGTTTTAAAGGGAATAACTTAAATAAAAAAGAAAAGATATTCAACTTAAAAGCTTTTCTTACCTCTGAAGATCCGGATGTCATAATCTGCTCTGAGCCTCTAACAGTTCTTGCCGCCTGGCGTTATAAAAAAAGCCAACAGAAGAAGATAAGGATTATTTCCGACATAACCGAATGGTACCCGGAGAATGTTGCGCTAAAGCAAAATGGCTTAAAGAGGGTGATAACCTACATCACACTATTTCTTTTTAACATTTATGCCACCAGCCTGGCAGACACACTGATAATAGGCGAAAAAAATAAGCTCAGGCGCTACAGGCTGATAGCTCCTTTTAAGAAGAAGACAGTTATAGGCTACTACCCGGTTCTGGAATTCTTCACCTACTCCCCTCCTCCTTTTGACGGGAAAAATCTTACGCTCTGCTACGCAGGCGTCATTTCTTTTGAACGTGGCATACTCAACATACTTAAGGCCGCAGCAAAAACGGCTGAAGAAAACCCGGGGGTTTCCGTTACATTAAAAATAATTGGACGTTTCCAGTACGAAGCAGAAGAAAAGATTTTTCAGGAGATGGCGTCTAAAGAAAAAAGCATAAGGCTTGTTATGGTCCCCTGGGGAAAATATGAGGAGATCTCTCAAAAGCTTATGGATGCCGATATATGCCTGGACCTCAGGAATTATTCTTTCGTTTACAGGAATTCACTTCCAATTAAAATATTTGAATATATGGCCTCAGGCAAGCCGGTAATTTATTCTGATATCAGGCCTATCAGAGATGAAATGGACGTCTCAAAGTTCGGCTTCCTGGTAAATCCCACCAATATTGACGGGATTTCGTCCAAGATATCTGAATACATAAAAAACCCACGGCTCTTACGTCAGCATTCAGAAAACGCGCGTCAGATGGCTGAAACGCGTTTTAACTGGGCGTGCCTGGAAGGTGAACTCATAAGTCTCGTCTCAGAATAA
- a CDS encoding cysteine desulfurase codes for MKLPIYLDNHSTTRTDKRVIEAMLPYFDEYYGNPSSMSHPYGWAASSAVESAREKVADFIGAKPEEIIFTSGTTESNNLALKGLALSPLNKKRHIVTTEAEHPSVLNVVRFLERSGFLVTYLKLDQYGMFDPGEFEGAIKDDTLMVSLMAANNEIGTIYPLSEIAAICQKKGVLFHTDAAQAIGKMDFNVSSIALDMASFSAHKNYGPRGTGALYVRQKSPKIRLTPLLQGGGQEKDLRSGTLNTPAIVGFAKSLEISKEEMPVETERIRLLRDRLKEGIFRALDDIYLNGHPEKRLVNNLNISIKNINIDHLLSELRDLALSTGSACASGSPEGSHVLKAIGLDQSLMKASVRFGLGRFNTEEEIDYTISRFTGAVKKVRNKNL; via the coding sequence ATGAAACTTCCTATTTACCTCGACAACCATTCAACAACCAGGACCGATAAAAGGGTCATTGAAGCAATGCTCCCCTATTTTGACGAATACTACGGTAATCCCTCAAGCATGTCGCACCCCTACGGATGGGCTGCATCTTCTGCCGTGGAAAGCGCAAGGGAAAAGGTTGCAGATTTTATCGGGGCAAAGCCGGAAGAGATAATTTTTACAAGCGGAACAACAGAAAGCAACAACCTTGCTCTTAAAGGGCTGGCTCTTTCCCCGCTAAATAAAAAAAGGCATATAGTTACAACTGAGGCCGAGCATCCCTCGGTGCTGAATGTAGTGCGGTTTCTGGAAAGATCAGGCTTCCTGGTTACTTATCTGAAGCTGGATCAATACGGGATGTTTGACCCAGGTGAGTTTGAAGGGGCAATAAAAGACGATACTCTCATGGTATCTTTAATGGCTGCAAATAATGAAATCGGGACCATTTACCCTTTAAGCGAAATTGCTGCAATATGCCAAAAGAAAGGAGTCCTTTTTCATACTGATGCCGCACAGGCAATTGGTAAAATGGATTTCAATGTAAGCAGCATTGCTCTTGACATGGCTTCTTTCAGCGCCCACAAGAACTACGGCCCCAGGGGAACCGGCGCCTTATATGTTAGACAAAAGTCCCCTAAAATCCGCCTCACCCCCCTGTTGCAGGGCGGAGGGCAGGAAAAGGACTTACGCTCAGGCACACTGAACACCCCGGCAATTGTGGGCTTTGCCAAGTCGCTTGAAATCTCAAAAGAGGAAATGCCCGTGGAAACTGAAAGGATAAGGCTTTTACGGGACCGTCTTAAAGAAGGGATATTCAGGGCTCTGGATGATATATATCTTAACGGTCATCCTGAAAAAAGGCTTGTCAATAATTTGAATATCAGCATTAAAAACATTAATATTGATCATCTTTTAAGCGAGTTAAGGGACCTTGCCCTCTCCACCGGCAGCGCCTGCGCCTCCGGCAGCCCCGAGGGCAGTCACGTCTTAAAAGCTATCGGGCTGGATCAGTCCCTGATGAAAGCTTCCGTAAGGTTCGGCCTTGGGCGGTTCAATACAGAAGAAGAAATAGATTATACAATATCCAGGTTTACCGGGGCCGTAAAAAAGGTCCGGAATAAAAACCTGTAA
- a CDS encoding GNAT family N-acetyltransferase, which translates to MIEYSPFKSSNVSQHEWDEFVEESDNGTIFHTRKFLSYHPEGRFQDASIVVRRKNNLFSVLPAVILERDGKKILSSHGGASYGSFAYRSDLNFQDAHELVDILLDHAKKLKVDRIQVTPPPIIYQSKLSNYIDFALVRNGFSYLKREVSSVVQLDTERDKLIYTYRPEARTALKKAIKQGVEVVECERFEEYYEILKKNLKMRHGVTPTHTLDELLKLKYMFPKKIRLWGAFVGEKLIAGVCNFSVNPKVVLAFYISHDEEYQEYRAVNLLFYEIMKKYQDEGFKYLDFGIFTVNMEPNWGLGRFKENFGSRGIFRDYFYKDLK; encoded by the coding sequence ATGATTGAATATTCTCCTTTTAAGTCTTCTAACGTATCCCAGCACGAATGGGACGAGTTTGTTGAAGAGTCGGATAACGGTACAATCTTTCATACCAGAAAATTTCTTTCTTACCATCCTGAAGGAAGATTCCAGGATGCATCAATTGTTGTAAGAAGAAAGAACAATCTTTTCTCGGTTCTTCCGGCTGTAATACTTGAACGCGACGGCAAAAAAATCCTGTCCTCACACGGAGGGGCCTCCTACGGCAGCTTTGCCTACCGCTCTGATCTGAATTTTCAGGATGCGCATGAACTGGTTGACATACTCCTGGATCATGCAAAAAAACTTAAGGTGGACAGGATCCAGGTGACCCCTCCGCCAATTATCTATCAGTCGAAGCTTAGCAATTATATAGACTTTGCGCTTGTAAGAAACGGATTTTCATACCTCAAAAGGGAAGTCTCAAGCGTAGTGCAGCTTGACACAGAACGCGACAAGCTGATTTATACCTACCGTCCCGAAGCCAGAACAGCCCTTAAGAAGGCAATAAAGCAGGGCGTTGAGGTTGTTGAATGCGAACGCTTTGAAGAGTACTATGAAATTCTGAAGAAGAACCTTAAGATGAGGCACGGTGTTACGCCGACGCATACGTTGGACGAGCTTCTGAAACTGAAGTATATGTTCCCGAAAAAGATCAGGCTCTGGGGTGCATTTGTGGGAGAAAAACTGATTGCCGGCGTATGCAATTTCAGTGTTAATCCGAAAGTGGTGCTTGCATTCTACATAAGCCATGACGAGGAGTACCAGGAATACCGCGCAGTAAATCTTCTTTTCTACGAAATAATGAAAAAATACCAGGACGAAGGCTTTAAGTACCTCGATTTCGGTATCTTTACGGTCAACATGGAGCCCAATTGGGGCCTTGGCCGCTTTAAGGAAAATTTCGGGTCGAGAGGTATATTCAGGGATTACTTCTATAAAGACCTGAAGTAA
- a CDS encoding glycosyltransferase family 9 protein — protein MSQLRILISRPDRIGDVVVSTPIPREIKKQFPDSYVAVLLKPYTRDIYLNNPYVDEIIVYDPEDRKDQFWDMVRQIRSHNFTHAVMLLPNEKINYLLFFAGIKTRIGVGHKLYQFLTFTKYVDRKKYIPLRHEADYCMDTVRKIGVKTDNLDTEIHLTKDEIHSVFEFRKQNAPEGQFLIGLHASSGNSAPNWKASEYRRLLLKLKKLSNIKIAVTDNFVPDELSDIPDVIYPNVNKDLRESIVNFAALDLLVSASTGPMHLCAALKVRTLSLFCPMTACSPKLWGPKGNKAHIMLPIGNYCDTSCSQDPKKCTFEGTHGISSEKVYSEIMNILSIENYVTAAPLSPDF, from the coding sequence ATGTCTCAATTAAGAATTTTAATTTCCCGGCCTGATAGAATCGGTGACGTGGTTGTCTCTACTCCCATTCCGAGGGAGATTAAAAAGCAGTTCCCGGACAGTTATGTAGCCGTCCTCTTAAAGCCATATACAAGAGATATTTATCTGAATAATCCCTATGTAGATGAGATAATTGTCTACGATCCTGAGGACCGGAAAGACCAGTTCTGGGACATGGTAAGACAAATCCGCTCTCATAACTTTACACATGCCGTAATGCTCCTGCCAAATGAAAAAATCAACTATCTCCTATTTTTTGCGGGTATAAAAACAAGGATTGGGGTAGGGCATAAGTTATACCAGTTTTTAACGTTTACCAAATATGTGGACAGGAAAAAGTATATTCCCTTAAGGCATGAGGCGGATTACTGCATGGACACAGTCAGGAAGATTGGCGTTAAGACAGATAACCTGGATACTGAGATTCACCTTACAAAGGACGAGATACACAGCGTTTTTGAATTCAGGAAGCAGAACGCCCCGGAAGGGCAATTTCTTATCGGACTTCATGCCTCAAGCGGAAATTCGGCTCCAAACTGGAAGGCTTCGGAATACCGCAGACTGCTGCTAAAATTAAAGAAACTTAGTAATATAAAAATAGCCGTTACAGACAATTTCGTGCCGGATGAACTAAGTGACATTCCGGATGTCATTTATCCTAACGTTAACAAAGATTTAAGAGAATCAATTGTAAACTTTGCGGCTCTGGACCTTTTAGTTTCCGCAAGCACCGGGCCCATGCATCTGTGTGCCGCATTAAAAGTCAGGACCTTGTCGCTTTTCTGTCCCATGACAGCCTGTTCACCCAAACTCTGGGGTCCGAAAGGCAATAAGGCGCATATAATGCTTCCAATCGGGAATTATTGCGATACTTCCTGCAGTCAGGATCCCAAAAAGTGCACCTTTGAAGGCACCCACGGCATCAGCAGCGAAAAGGTTTATTCTGAAATTATGAATATATTGTCTATTGAGAACTATGTTACAGCTGCACCACTTTCACCGGATTTTTAA
- a CDS encoding glycosyltransferase family 1 protein — MHKILHIAPMNYAGVPYSFYDMHLKCGDDSRIITFHKNERDFPEDICLNWPLPRFKVASLWRKKKVALREASLNNAAPVFKPKNILESWYFSFTDLTRAPKVERLISEFNLNEFEIIHYDAGLDFFRDARQAKKWKKEGKKIVCCYYGSDLRTRGIIRDLDKISDLNITSEYDHLALKKDLEYVFYPYDPGELPEKSSTENDVPVIVHSPTNRKYKGTDLILSVIDKIKKERKIRFLLLENMPRAEVLSAKSRSDICIDQVGGTMGGTGYGKAGIETIGIGIPTVTNMTLEYEKWLPENPFVVANNARELYNKLSELLESRELRLTLGEKGKLWLKKYHGYESVNKRLYDLYKEKNVI, encoded by the coding sequence ATGCACAAGATCCTACACATTGCTCCAATGAATTATGCGGGAGTCCCTTACAGCTTTTATGATATGCATCTTAAATGCGGTGATGACTCCCGCATCATTACTTTTCATAAAAATGAGCGCGATTTTCCGGAAGATATATGCCTGAACTGGCCCCTTCCGCGCTTTAAGGTTGCTTCTTTGTGGAGAAAAAAGAAGGTAGCCTTAAGGGAAGCCTCATTAAACAATGCCGCGCCAGTCTTTAAGCCGAAGAACATTTTAGAAAGCTGGTACTTTTCATTTACTGACCTGACGAGGGCACCCAAGGTTGAAAGGCTCATCAGTGAGTTTAACCTGAACGAGTTTGAAATTATTCATTACGATGCAGGCCTTGATTTCTTCCGTGACGCAAGGCAGGCAAAAAAATGGAAAAAAGAAGGGAAAAAGATAGTCTGCTGCTACTACGGGAGCGATCTAAGGACCCGGGGAATAATAAGAGATCTGGATAAAATATCGGATCTTAACATAACTTCGGAATATGACCACCTGGCCCTGAAAAAAGATCTCGAATATGTTTTCTATCCCTACGACCCCGGGGAACTGCCCGAAAAAAGCAGTACCGAAAACGACGTGCCCGTAATCGTGCACTCCCCGACAAACAGGAAATATAAAGGTACGGATCTAATACTGTCTGTAATTGATAAGATTAAAAAGGAGAGAAAGATCCGCTTCCTGCTCCTGGAAAACATGCCTCGCGCTGAAGTTCTTAGTGCAAAAAGCCGGTCAGATATCTGTATAGACCAGGTGGGCGGCACAATGGGGGGAACGGGCTACGGGAAGGCAGGAATCGAAACAATCGGAATAGGGATACCTACTGTTACAAATATGACGCTAGAATATGAAAAGTGGCTGCCCGAGAACCCGTTTGTTGTAGCTAATAATGCCCGGGAGCTTTATAATAAGCTTAGTGAGCTCCTTGAGTCCAGAGAGCTGAGGCTTACGCTTGGAGAGAAGGGGAAGCTGTGGCTTAAGAAATACCACGGCTATGAAAGCGTAAACAAGAGACTCTATGATCTCTACAAAGAAAAAAACGTAATTTAA
- a CDS encoding oligosaccharide flippase family protein, with the protein MSLFKSTAWYTLGNLFARSLGFILLPFYSNLIPAEDFGRYALLMSAYAVMSAVYQGGLFPGFSKYFLEADDESKRKKIFTSCFSLIFLISLVITVLATLLNRNVSFLLLGSWEYGKLVLLTAWMLFIDTIFLTVLHLLKTKEESRQVIYYTSLSALFNLILNFFFVFYLRRGVEGIFLAQLFSGGVIVVIMAGVLKENFSLKKDNAVIRNILIFSFPLLIAGILSTFVDVADRFILDHFLDKKLVGIYSFSYRIAMVMNIFVISFRTAWTPYSLRLLRQEKNYSILFGHSLTRLLAISLLIFLGVSLFIKDLFSFHLGGTTLFNPEYTPGIIIIPLVLMGYLFSGLVSFYSVYPYQSGKSYHFLISDLAAFIVNVALNFILIPKYGIMGAALATMISFFAGFIYLFVISRPLKVTYQIKELLTLILYAVAFYLLGRLADNFWMNLVLVVGFTIVIQRSLNLMKLKAG; encoded by the coding sequence ATGAGCCTATTTAAATCAACTGCGTGGTACACATTAGGTAACCTGTTCGCCCGTTCACTGGGATTTATTCTGCTTCCGTTTTATTCAAACTTGATACCGGCCGAGGACTTCGGGCGCTATGCGCTTTTAATGTCGGCTTACGCCGTAATGAGTGCAGTTTACCAGGGGGGACTTTTCCCCGGGTTTTCAAAGTATTTCCTGGAGGCAGATGATGAAAGTAAAAGAAAGAAAATATTTACTTCCTGCTTTTCACTAATATTTCTGATAAGCCTTGTAATTACAGTTTTGGCAACCCTCTTAAACAGGAACGTTTCTTTTTTACTGCTGGGTTCATGGGAATATGGAAAGCTAGTACTTCTTACGGCATGGATGCTTTTTATTGACACCATTTTTCTTACAGTACTTCATCTCCTTAAGACAAAAGAAGAATCAAGGCAGGTCATTTATTACACATCGCTTTCGGCCCTGTTTAACCTTATTCTCAACTTCTTCTTTGTTTTTTATTTAAGGCGGGGAGTTGAAGGGATTTTCCTGGCACAGCTGTTCTCAGGAGGCGTAATTGTGGTAATTATGGCGGGCGTATTAAAGGAAAATTTCAGCCTTAAAAAGGATAACGCTGTCATAAGGAATATTCTGATATTTTCTTTCCCTCTTCTTATTGCAGGGATCCTCTCAACGTTTGTTGACGTGGCGGACCGGTTTATTCTTGACCATTTCCTGGATAAAAAGCTGGTCGGCATATACAGCTTTTCTTACAGAATTGCCATGGTGATGAACATATTTGTGATATCCTTCAGGACCGCATGGACGCCTTACTCCCTGCGCCTTTTAAGGCAGGAGAAAAACTACAGCATCTTGTTCGGGCACAGTCTGACCAGGCTTCTTGCCATAAGCCTCCTTATTTTTCTTGGTGTATCTCTTTTTATAAAAGACCTTTTCAGCTTTCATCTGGGCGGCACAACCTTATTTAATCCCGAGTATACGCCGGGGATTATTATTATTCCTCTTGTTCTTATGGGGTATTTGTTCAGCGGGCTCGTTTCATTTTACTCAGTCTATCCTTATCAGTCGGGGAAAAGCTATCACTTCCTGATAAGTGACCTTGCGGCTTTTATAGTAAACGTAGCTTTGAACTTTATACTTATTCCGAAATACGGCATAATGGGTGCTGCGCTGGCAACAATGATAAGCTTCTTTGCAGGATTTATTTATCTGTTCGTTATTTCAAGGCCCTTAAAAGTTACATATCAGATAAAAGAGCTCCTTACGCTCATTCTCTATGCGGTGGCATTTTATCTTTTGGGGCGTCTTGCGGACAATTTCTGGATGAACCTCGTTCTTGTCGTGGGATTTACAATTGTAATTCAGAGATCTTTGAACCTGATGAAATTAAAAGCAGGATGA